A genomic stretch from Mya arenaria isolate MELC-2E11 chromosome 10, ASM2691426v1 includes:
- the LOC128204519 gene encoding uncharacterized protein LOC128204519, translating to MIVLIGVIVVDVIVLIAVTVVEVIVLIVVTVVELIVLIAVIVVDVKVLIAVTVVEVIVLIAVTVVEVIALIAVTVVEVIVLIAFTIEEVKILIAVTVVEVIVLIAVTVVEVIALIAFTIEEVKILIAVTVVEVIVLIAVTVVEVIALIAFTIEEVKILIAVTVVEVIVLIAVTVVEVIALIAFTIEEVKILIAVTVVEVIVLIAVTVVEVIALIAFTIEEVKILIAVTVVEVIVLIAVTVVEVIALIAFTVVDVIALIAITIEEVKILIAVTLVEVIVLIAVTVEDVIVLIAVIVLEVIVPIKVALVEVKVLITPLSRLLLCQR from the coding sequence ATGATAGTGCTGATCGGTGTCATAGTAGTAGACGTGATAGTGCTGATcgctgtcacagtagtagaagtgATAGTACTGATCgttgtcacagtagtagaattGATAGTACTGATCGCTGTCATAGTAGTAGACGTGAAAGTGCTGATCGCTGTCACAGTTGTAGAAGTGATAGTACTGATCGCTGTCACAGTAGTTGAAGTGATAGCACTGATcgctgtcacagtagtagaagtgATAGTACTGATCGCTTTCACAATAGAAGAAGTGAAAATACTTATcgctgtcacagtagtagaagtgATAGTACTGATcgctgtcacagtagtagaagtgATAGCACTGATCGCTTTCACAATAGAAGAAGTGAAAATACTTATcgctgtcacagtagtagaagtgATAGTACTGATcgctgtcacagtagtagaagtgATAGCACTGATCGCTTTCACAATAGAAGAAGTGAAAATACTTATcgctgtcacagtagtagaagtgATAGTACTGATcgctgtcacagtagtagaagtgATAGCACTGATCGCTTTCACAATAGAAGAAGTGAAAATACTTATcgctgtcacagtagtagaagtgATAGTACTGATcgctgtcacagtagtagaagtgATAGCACTGATCGCTTTCACAATAGAAGAAGTGAAAATACTTATcgctgtcacagtagtagaagtgATAGTACTGATcgctgtcacagtagtagaagtgATAGCACTGATCGCTTTCACAGTAGTAGACGTGATAGCACTGATCGCTATCACAATAGAAGAAGTGAAAATACTGATCGCTGTCACATTAGTAGAAGTGATAGTACTGATCGCTGTCACAGTAGAAGACGTAATAGTACTGATCGCTGTCATAGTTTTAGAAGTGATAGTTCCGATCAAAGTCGCATTAGTAGAAGTGAAAGTGCTGATCACCCCACTATCACGTCTATTACTGTGCCAGCGATAA